From a single Streptomyces sp. 1331.2 genomic region:
- a CDS encoding cysteine hydrolase family protein, producing the protein MNATSALAPARTALLVLDCQPAVLAALPDDTRRDALLDRVETALAHARAAGATVVFVRTAFTEADWDAVPGANATFAAVAHHRALHHQDPAAALHPRLVPRGGDLLIRKTRHGALSGTGLDRRLREHGITALVVCGLSTSGAVLSTVTDAADRDYRLHLLSDAIADPNPTPTTPCCTPPCPHGRTSSTAPPCRPSSRGRSRPRPDSRHELTPATNRPVPPGHASRGVQPPAGRPLPGRARPG; encoded by the coding sequence ATGAACGCCACTTCTGCCCTCGCCCCCGCCCGTACCGCGCTCCTCGTCCTGGACTGCCAGCCCGCGGTGCTGGCCGCCCTGCCCGACGACACCCGGCGCGACGCCCTCCTCGATCGCGTCGAAACAGCCCTCGCCCACGCCCGCGCGGCCGGCGCCACCGTCGTGTTCGTCCGCACCGCCTTCACCGAGGCCGACTGGGACGCCGTCCCCGGGGCCAACGCCACCTTCGCCGCAGTGGCCCACCACCGCGCCCTGCACCACCAGGACCCCGCTGCCGCCCTCCACCCCCGCCTGGTCCCCCGCGGCGGCGACCTCCTGATCCGCAAGACCCGCCACGGCGCCCTGTCCGGCACCGGTCTCGACCGACGACTGCGCGAACACGGCATCACCGCCCTGGTCGTCTGCGGCCTCAGCACCAGCGGCGCCGTCCTGTCCACCGTCACCGACGCCGCCGACCGCGACTACCGCCTCCACCTCCTGTCCGACGCCATCGCGGACCCGAACCCCACGCCCACGACACCCTGCTGCACACCGCCCTGCCCGCACGGGCGCACCTCCTCCACAGCACCGCCCTGCCGACCCTCCTCCCGGGGGCGGTCCCGGCCACGCCCTGACTCCCGCCACGAACTGACTCCCGCCACGAACCGGCCCGTACCGCCCGGGCACGCGAGCCGGGGCGTGCAACCGCCCGCCGGGCGCCCTCTGCCGGGCCGAGCCCGCCCCGGGTGA
- a CDS encoding ArsR/SmtB family transcription factor, with product MAARVIVHPGVEDVNVQQVLEALADPARRSVVRTLAHSGADLSCGSFDLPVGRSTSSHHFTVLREAGLLRQYYVGTTKMNALRTEELEDRFPGLLTAVVAAADAEARQLPGRA from the coding sequence GTGGCAGCACGGGTGATCGTGCACCCTGGCGTGGAGGACGTGAACGTCCAACAGGTACTGGAGGCACTGGCCGACCCGGCCCGCAGGTCGGTGGTGCGCACGCTCGCCCACTCGGGCGCTGACCTCAGCTGTGGCTCCTTCGACCTGCCGGTCGGACGCTCGACCTCCAGCCACCACTTCACCGTGCTCCGGGAAGCCGGCCTGCTGCGCCAGTACTACGTCGGCACCACCAAGATGAACGCCCTGCGCACCGAGGAACTCGAAGACCGCTTCCCCGGACTGCTCACGGCGGTGGTGGCCGCCGCGGACGCCGAAGCCCGCCAACTCCCCGGCCGGGCCTGA
- a CDS encoding phosphotransferase family protein gives MIGNDDGSSGSGSTSSEGGDSGEGWAATRRWAEGALAPGERIARVTALKGGWTSRMRRLDIEGPGGAPPYTLVLRSFVMPFYRRHAPAMLAREADVLRLLEHVGIPAARPVALDAQAAHCDHPSLMMTHLPGSVRLAQDEDVTRRAQLLAAQLAAIHALEVGEDRRPRTWQAWTAPDLVRIPADTSRPGLWARAVDAIRREPPAHRPHFLHRDFHPGNVLFTGSGATLAVSGIVDWVETSWGPRDLDVAHCSTTLALLHGPAAGLAFADHYRATGAPLGDDRDHLYWRLLDALAFAPDAEKVATPWRELGRADLTPALLTARLEDYLQALLDRHS, from the coding sequence ATGATCGGTAACGACGACGGCAGCAGCGGCAGCGGCAGCACCAGTAGCGAGGGCGGCGACTCCGGCGAGGGGTGGGCCGCCACCCGGCGGTGGGCCGAGGGGGCGCTCGCGCCCGGCGAGCGGATAGCGCGGGTGACGGCGCTCAAGGGCGGGTGGACCTCGCGGATGCGCCGTCTGGACATCGAAGGCCCCGGCGGCGCACCCCCGTACACGCTGGTGCTGCGCTCCTTCGTCATGCCCTTCTACCGCCGCCACGCCCCTGCCATGCTGGCCCGCGAGGCCGACGTTCTGCGCCTGCTGGAGCACGTCGGGATCCCGGCCGCACGGCCGGTCGCCCTCGACGCGCAGGCGGCCCACTGCGACCACCCGTCGCTGATGATGACCCACCTGCCCGGCAGTGTGCGCCTGGCGCAGGACGAGGACGTCACCCGGCGCGCGCAGCTGCTCGCCGCCCAGCTGGCCGCCATCCACGCCCTGGAGGTCGGCGAGGACCGGCGCCCCCGCACCTGGCAGGCGTGGACCGCCCCCGACCTGGTCCGCATCCCCGCCGACACCAGCCGCCCCGGCCTGTGGGCCCGGGCGGTGGACGCGATCCGCCGCGAACCACCCGCGCACCGCCCGCACTTCCTGCACCGCGACTTCCACCCCGGCAACGTCCTGTTCACCGGCAGCGGCGCCACCCTGGCCGTCAGCGGCATCGTCGACTGGGTCGAAACCTCCTGGGGCCCGCGCGACCTCGACGTCGCCCACTGCTCCACCACCCTGGCCCTGCTCCACGGCCCCGCCGCCGGCCTGGCCTTCGCCGACCACTACCGCGCCACCGGCGCCCCGCTCGGCGACGACCGCGACCACCTGTACTGGCGGCTGCTCGACGCCCTCGCCTTCGCCCCCGACGCGGAGAAGGTCGCCACCCCCTGGCGCGAACTGGGCCGCGCCGACCTCACCCCCGCCCTCCTCACCGCCCGCCTGGAGGACTACCTCCAGGCCCTCCTCGACCGCCACTCCTGA
- the tpx gene encoding thiol peroxidase yields MAQVTLKGNPVQVGGALPAAGAQAPAFTLVGAGLADTSLKDFAGQRKVLNIFPSIDTPTCATSVRTFNTQAAALENTVVLCISADLPFAQARFCGAEGLDNVKTLSTLRGRDFHDTYGVAINDGPLAGLTARAVIVLDENDTVLHTELVPEIADEPDYQAALAALN; encoded by the coding sequence ATGGCTCAGGTCACGCTGAAGGGGAACCCGGTCCAGGTCGGCGGCGCGCTGCCCGCCGCCGGCGCCCAGGCCCCCGCGTTCACGCTGGTCGGCGCCGGACTCGCGGACACCTCGCTCAAGGACTTCGCCGGACAGCGCAAGGTCCTCAACATCTTCCCCAGCATCGACACCCCCACCTGCGCCACCTCCGTGCGCACCTTCAACACCCAGGCCGCCGCCCTGGAGAACACCGTCGTGCTGTGCATCTCCGCCGACCTGCCCTTCGCCCAGGCCCGCTTCTGCGGCGCCGAGGGCCTGGACAACGTCAAGACCCTCTCCACCCTGCGCGGGCGCGACTTCCACGACACCTACGGCGTCGCCATCAACGACGGCCCCCTCGCCGGCCTCACCGCCCGCGCCGTCATCGTCCTCGACGAGAACGACACCGTCCTGCACACCGAACTCGTCCCCGAGATCGCCGACGAGCCCGACTACCAGGCCGCCCTCGCCGCCCTCAACTGA
- a CDS encoding SGNH/GDSL hydrolase family protein — protein sequence MTTITTPVTEDLLHGHLDVEHTRRGLLPHRLPARARRRIPDDQLAMAESQPSGVRLAFRTRATAITLHTVPTKRAYPGVPNVPDGVYDLLVDGVLTAQDTVAGGNLRTVDLATGRFELAEGPAGNAEFTGLPDRDKTVEIWLPHTETTELIALDTDAPLDALPLHAAPPGAAGPRKRWVHHGSSISHGSNAAHPTGTWPALVALGAGLDLVNLGFGGSALLDPFTARTIRDTPADLISLKLGINLVNADVMRLRAFTPAVHGFLDTIRDGHPTTPLLVVSPLLCPIQEDTPGPLAPDFSDGTLRFRATGDPADRAAGRLTLTLIREELARIVADRRVDGDHALHHLDGLALYGEPDHHTHPLPDGVHPSPEAHRLIADRFTRLALAPDGPLPS from the coding sequence ATGACCACGATCACCACCCCCGTCACCGAAGACCTCCTGCACGGCCACCTCGACGTCGAGCACACCCGCCGCGGCCTGCTGCCGCACCGTCTCCCGGCCCGCGCCCGCCGCCGGATCCCAGACGACCAGCTCGCGATGGCCGAATCCCAGCCCTCCGGCGTCCGCCTGGCCTTCCGCACCCGCGCCACCGCGATCACCCTGCACACCGTCCCCACCAAACGCGCCTACCCCGGCGTCCCGAACGTGCCCGACGGGGTCTACGACCTCCTCGTGGACGGCGTGCTCACCGCACAGGACACCGTCGCCGGCGGCAACCTGCGCACCGTCGACCTGGCCACCGGCCGCTTCGAGCTGGCCGAAGGGCCCGCCGGCAACGCGGAGTTCACCGGTCTGCCGGACCGGGACAAGACCGTCGAGATCTGGCTCCCGCACACCGAGACGACCGAACTGATCGCCCTCGACACCGACGCCCCGCTGGACGCCCTGCCGCTGCACGCTGCCCCGCCCGGAGCGGCCGGCCCGCGCAAACGCTGGGTGCACCACGGCAGTTCGATCAGCCACGGCTCCAACGCCGCCCACCCGACCGGCACGTGGCCCGCCCTGGTGGCACTCGGCGCGGGACTCGACCTGGTCAACCTGGGCTTCGGCGGCAGCGCCCTGCTCGACCCCTTCACCGCGCGGACGATCCGCGACACCCCCGCCGACCTGATCAGCCTCAAGCTCGGCATCAACCTCGTCAACGCCGACGTGATGCGGCTGCGGGCCTTCACCCCCGCCGTCCACGGCTTCCTGGACACCATCCGCGACGGCCATCCGACCACACCGCTGCTCGTCGTCTCCCCGCTGCTCTGCCCCATCCAGGAGGACACTCCCGGCCCGCTCGCCCCCGACTTCAGCGACGGCACGCTCCGCTTCCGGGCCACCGGCGACCCTGCCGACCGCGCGGCCGGCCGCCTCACCCTCACCCTGATCCGCGAGGAGCTGGCCCGTATCGTCGCCGACCGCCGTGTCGACGGCGACCACGCCCTGCACCATCTGGACGGCCTCGCCCTCTACGGCGAGCCCGACCACCACACCCACCCGCTCCCCGACGGCGTCCACCCCTCCCCGGAGGCCCACCGCCTCATCGCCGACCGCTTCACCCGCCTCGCCCTCGCCCCCGACGGCCCACTGCCCTCCTGA